In a genomic window of Flavobacterium sp. KACC 22761:
- a CDS encoding DUF5686 family protein — translation MIKRIILLSLFFVFAFVNLGTAQTKVSGIVLDKSNQPVPFANIVFKGSNTGIVSNEDGRFYLESPNTYTALLVSSAGFSDKEVPLEKAVNYNFKIVLFEEQVLNEVVIYTGKTSKKNNPALDILRKIWERKRKNGLYQFNQYQMQKYEKVEFDMNTIDSALMKNKLFKGMEFIFDHVDTSDVTGKTYLPIFINESVYDVYGDNKLKKVKENLTGNKMSGFNGNQQILSFVKDLYSDYNIYDNHLKFFDKSFTSPLSKTGIDVYNYVLKDSAFVDKKWCYNIVFYPRRKNELTFKGDFWVNDTTFAIKKINMGVTKSANINWVKDIYIEQEFEVENDSVFLLTRDYMMSDFALNKKEKSKGVYGKRTTLYRNHKFNIQKPEKFYKEEVNFIDNAVYDRPPEFWDENRFEKLNKDEAGIYKMLDTLQTVKRFKQLYSLVSILGSGYVEFKNFDYGPIFSTFGYNEVEGLRLRVGGRTYFGPNDPWRIQAYTAYGFNDNKFKYGVSGKWMVDKKNRIIISGGNRRDIEQIGASLTTTNDILGRSFASSALFTTSSNGKLTNINLSNVSFEIEAKKNFIVQTGFSYRTLESASPTFSLDYYSTLPSPENPAGVIQSKVRQSEANIQFEYMPNRKTIGYGVERDLVDSPFSHFFVNFSYGLKGVFESDFAYEKIQIYYKQPIIIGPLGRTDIIVETGKTFGTIPLGLMSVVPGNQTYWTIENTFSNLNFYEFVTDQYTTLQWQHNFQGRLFARVPFMRKLNWREFIGIKAVHGTISDANRAINASGQPYNAPENVYWEYNAGIGNIFKVFRIDFSWRGNYLNMPDANKFAVKGSFGFYF, via the coding sequence ATGATAAAAAGAATAATTTTACTCAGCCTATTTTTTGTATTCGCTTTTGTGAATCTTGGAACTGCACAAACAAAAGTGAGTGGAATTGTTTTGGACAAATCAAATCAGCCAGTGCCTTTTGCAAATATTGTTTTCAAAGGTTCTAATACCGGAATCGTTTCTAACGAAGACGGGCGTTTTTATCTGGAATCGCCTAATACTTATACTGCTTTGTTAGTAAGTTCTGCAGGATTTTCAGATAAGGAAGTTCCTTTAGAAAAAGCAGTCAATTACAATTTTAAAATTGTTTTGTTCGAAGAACAAGTGTTGAACGAAGTTGTAATTTATACTGGAAAAACGTCTAAAAAGAATAATCCTGCATTAGATATTTTGAGGAAAATTTGGGAAAGAAAGCGTAAAAACGGGCTTTACCAATTCAACCAATATCAGATGCAAAAGTACGAAAAAGTCGAGTTTGATATGAACACGATTGACAGTGCTTTGATGAAAAACAAGCTTTTCAAAGGAATGGAGTTTATTTTTGATCATGTTGATACTTCTGATGTGACGGGAAAAACATATCTTCCTATTTTCATCAACGAATCGGTTTATGATGTTTACGGCGATAACAAATTAAAGAAAGTAAAAGAAAATCTGACCGGAAATAAAATGTCTGGTTTTAATGGAAATCAGCAGATTTTATCTTTCGTAAAAGATCTTTATTCAGATTATAATATTTACGACAATCACCTTAAATTTTTTGATAAGAGTTTTACGAGTCCGCTTTCAAAAACCGGAATTGATGTTTATAATTATGTTCTAAAAGATAGTGCTTTTGTCGATAAAAAATGGTGCTATAATATTGTTTTTTATCCGAGACGTAAAAACGAATTAACATTCAAAGGCGATTTTTGGGTTAATGACACCACTTTTGCCATCAAGAAAATTAATATGGGCGTTACCAAAAGTGCCAATATTAACTGGGTAAAAGATATTTACATCGAACAAGAATTTGAAGTCGAAAATGATTCTGTCTTCCTTTTGACACGTGATTATATGATGTCTGATTTTGCTCTGAATAAAAAAGAAAAATCAAAGGGAGTTTATGGAAAAAGAACGACTTTATACCGAAATCATAAATTCAATATTCAAAAGCCAGAGAAGTTTTATAAAGAAGAAGTCAACTTTATAGACAATGCTGTTTATGATCGTCCGCCTGAATTTTGGGATGAAAATCGTTTTGAGAAATTAAACAAAGACGAAGCCGGAATTTATAAAATGCTCGATACCTTGCAGACAGTCAAGCGATTTAAGCAATTGTACAGTCTCGTCTCGATATTAGGAAGCGGTTATGTAGAGTTTAAAAACTTTGACTACGGGCCAATTTTCTCCACTTTTGGTTATAATGAAGTCGAAGGTTTAAGGCTTAGAGTTGGAGGACGAACTTATTTTGGACCAAATGATCCATGGCGTATTCAGGCTTATACGGCCTACGGTTTTAATGATAACAAATTCAAGTACGGAGTTTCTGGAAAATGGATGGTTGATAAGAAAAATCGAATCATTATTTCTGGAGGAAACAGGCGCGATATTGAACAAATTGGAGCAAGTTTAACTACGACAAATGATATTTTAGGACGAAGTTTTGCGTCTTCTGCTTTGTTTACAACGAGCAGTAACGGAAAATTGACGAATATTAATTTGAGTAATGTTTCGTTTGAAATTGAAGCCAAAAAGAATTTTATCGTTCAAACTGGTTTTTCATATCGAACTTTGGAATCGGCTTCACCAACATTTAGTTTAGATTATTATTCGACTTTGCCAAGCCCAGAAAATCCTGCCGGAGTTATACAAAGTAAAGTAAGGCAGTCTGAAGCTAATATTCAGTTTGAATATATGCCAAATCGTAAAACTATTGGTTATGGAGTTGAACGAGATTTAGTGGATAGCCCTTTTAGCCATTTCTTTGTGAATTTCAGTTATGGTTTAAAAGGAGTTTTTGAGAGTGATTTTGCATACGAAAAAATTCAGATCTACTATAAACAGCCAATTATTATTGGGCCTTTAGGTAGAACAGATATTATTGTCGAAACAGGAAAAACGTTTGGCACAATTCCGTTAGGCTTGATGAGTGTTGTTCCTGGAAACCAGACATACTGGACTATTGAAAATACTTTTAGTAATTTAAATTTCTACGAATTTGTTACTGATCAATATACCACTTTACAATGGCAACATAATTTTCAAGGAAGATTATTTGCAAGAGTTCCATTTATGAGAAAACTAAATTGGAGAGAATTTATTGGAATTAAAGCGGTTCACGGAACTATTTCGGATGCCAACAGAGCGATTAATGCATCTGGCCAACCTTATAATGCTCCTGAAAATGTTTATTGGGAATATAATGCCGGAATCGGAAATATTTTTAAAGTTTTCCGAATCGATTTTTCTTGGAGAGGGAATTATTTAAACATGCCGGATGCTAATAAATTTGCAGTAAAAGGCTCATTCGGATTCTACTTCTAA
- a CDS encoding DNA-3-methyladenine glycosylase 2 family protein produces MQEAIDFLTNKNQIFQEIIETYGLPPIPRRPQGFETLVLLILEQQVSIDSAKATFLKIKAYKDCNPENMVILSDEEFRSLGVSRQKTKYIKILAEAVLNKDLDIESLPSKSAKQVREELIKLKGIGNWTIDIYLMFCLEEPDLIPLGDIAVVNTMKELFNIHDKQEMEIHAEQWSPYRSYATYLLWHHYLKKRNRTITY; encoded by the coding sequence ATGCAAGAAGCCATCGATTTTCTAACCAATAAAAATCAGATATTTCAGGAAATAATCGAGACATACGGATTGCCTCCAATTCCGAGACGTCCTCAAGGTTTTGAGACTTTGGTGTTGCTAATATTGGAACAGCAAGTTTCTATAGATTCGGCGAAAGCCACATTTTTAAAAATTAAAGCTTATAAAGACTGCAATCCCGAAAACATGGTGATTTTATCTGATGAAGAATTTAGAAGTCTTGGCGTAAGCCGTCAAAAAACAAAATACATTAAAATTTTAGCGGAAGCTGTTTTAAATAAAGATTTAGATATTGAAAGTCTGCCTTCGAAATCGGCAAAGCAAGTTCGGGAAGAGCTAATCAAGCTAAAAGGAATTGGAAATTGGACGATTGATATTTATTTGATGTTTTGTCTGGAAGAACCCGATTTGATTCCGCTTGGAGATATTGCAGTGGTGAATACAATGAAAGAATTGTTCAATATTCACGATAAGCAGGAAATGGAAATTCATGCCGAACAATGGAGTCCGTACCGATCTTATGCAACCTATTTGCTTTGGCACCATTACTTAAAAAAGCGAAATAGAACAATTACTTATTAA
- a CDS encoding inorganic diphosphatase, giving the protein MTADKLTTFDVLIEIPRGSRNKYEYDFEIKRMRFDRMLFSSMMYPADYGFIPETLALDGDPLDVLVLVNEPTFPGCVMEVKPIGVFHMADDKGPDEKIICVPVSDPIWNSLSDLSDINPHLVKEIEHFFQVYKDLENKKVDVEGWGDVKEAYEIIAECTKRFDDIENKPAGLFSIK; this is encoded by the coding sequence ATGACCGCAGACAAACTAACGACTTTCGATGTATTAATCGAAATACCAAGAGGAAGCAGAAATAAATACGAGTACGATTTTGAAATCAAAAGAATGCGTTTCGACAGAATGTTATTCTCTTCAATGATGTACCCAGCTGATTATGGATTTATTCCAGAAACTTTAGCACTTGATGGAGATCCTCTTGATGTATTGGTTTTAGTAAATGAACCAACTTTTCCTGGATGTGTTATGGAAGTAAAACCAATTGGTGTTTTCCACATGGCAGACGATAAAGGACCAGATGAAAAAATTATTTGTGTACCAGTTTCAGATCCAATCTGGAATTCATTATCAGATTTATCAGATATCAACCCACACTTAGTAAAAGAAATCGAGCACTTTTTTCAAGTTTACAAAGATCTTGAAAACAAAAAAGTTGATGTTGAAGGATGGGGAGACGTAAAAGAAGCTTACGAAATTATCGCAGAATGCACTAAGCGTTTTGATGACATTGAAAATAAACCAGCAGGATTATTTAGCATTAAATAA